A window from Kovacikia minuta CCNUW1 encodes these proteins:
- a CDS encoding Fur family transcriptional regulator yields MKSHRTRSQDRILKVLQTLNRAISAQDLYIEMRNRDQAMGLATVYRALESLKLEGVVQARAVAGGEALYSLIQEDKHHLTCLQCGGSIPIDECPVHELETQLNQSYQFKIYYHMLEFFGLCTQCQSANTAGDS; encoded by the coding sequence ATGAAATCTCATCGCACGCGCAGCCAGGATCGCATTCTTAAGGTGCTACAAACCCTCAATCGAGCCATTTCAGCTCAGGATTTGTATATTGAAATGCGCAATCGGGATCAGGCAATGGGGTTGGCAACGGTTTACCGCGCTCTAGAGTCATTGAAGCTAGAGGGTGTGGTACAGGCGCGGGCAGTTGCGGGGGGCGAAGCGCTTTATAGCCTGATTCAGGAGGACAAGCATCACCTGACCTGTCTGCAATGTGGGGGTTCCATTCCCATTGATGAGTGCCCGGTACATGAACTGGAAACTCAGTTGAACCAGTCCTACCAGTTCAAAATTTACTACCACATGCTGGAATTTTTTGGATTATGTACCCAGTGTCAATCTGCAAATACTGCTGGCGATTCTTAA
- a CDS encoding glycoside hydrolase family 13 protein produces MEIQTPDWVKHAVFYQIFPDRFARSQQPRKRLLKNATWEEWSAMPTLQGYKGGDLWGVIEKLDYLQDLGINAVYFTPIFQSASNHRYHTHDYYQVDPMLGGNSAFKELLDEAHRRDIKVVLDGVFNHSSRGFFFFHDVLENGPYSPWVDWFKLQGWPLSPYNGEFPANYEGWAGNRALPVFNHDNPEVREYIMEIAEYWIKFGIDGWRLDVPFEVRTPGFWQEFRDRVKALNPEAYIVGEVWEDSREWLDGTQFDGVMNYLFAAPTIAFTAGDRVDMEQVQDRSYHPYPPLFAKEYGEQIQQLLNLYPWEIQLTQLNLLASHDTARLLTIAGGDRASVELATLLLLTFPGAPSIYYGDEVGLAGALDPDSRRGFPPEAEWDREIFSYHRKLIACRHAYPALRVGKYQMLFAETTVYVFARILGEEELLVAVNIGTVPAHVQFQAEILKSQPNQLLFGNADFQWMNDEGTAQLELKLPARSGCILVRQ; encoded by the coding sequence ATGGAGATTCAAACGCCGGATTGGGTTAAGCATGCGGTTTTCTATCAGATTTTTCCAGACCGTTTCGCCCGTAGCCAGCAACCCCGCAAGCGGCTATTGAAAAATGCGACCTGGGAAGAATGGTCTGCGATGCCCACGCTCCAGGGCTACAAAGGTGGGGATTTGTGGGGCGTGATTGAAAAGCTGGATTATCTGCAAGATTTGGGAATCAATGCCGTTTATTTCACGCCGATTTTTCAGTCAGCCAGTAATCACCGTTACCATACCCACGACTATTATCAGGTTGACCCGATGTTGGGGGGAAATTCGGCGTTTAAGGAACTATTGGATGAGGCGCATCGACGGGATATTAAGGTGGTTTTGGATGGGGTGTTTAACCATTCCAGTCGGGGCTTTTTCTTTTTCCATGATGTACTGGAAAATGGTCCCTATTCCCCCTGGGTAGATTGGTTTAAGTTGCAGGGTTGGCCCCTGTCTCCCTACAACGGAGAGTTTCCGGCAAACTATGAGGGGTGGGCTGGGAATCGGGCATTACCTGTGTTCAACCATGACAACCCGGAAGTGCGGGAATACATCATGGAGATTGCCGAATACTGGATTAAGTTCGGCATTGATGGTTGGCGGTTGGATGTACCGTTTGAAGTCAGAACTCCTGGCTTCTGGCAAGAATTTCGCGATCGCGTTAAAGCCCTCAACCCGGAAGCTTACATTGTCGGCGAGGTATGGGAGGATTCGCGGGAATGGCTGGATGGCACGCAGTTCGATGGTGTCATGAATTATCTGTTTGCGGCACCAACCATTGCCTTCACCGCAGGCGATCGGGTGGACATGGAGCAGGTGCAGGATCGGTCCTACCACCCCTATCCACCGTTGTTTGCCAAGGAGTACGGTGAGCAAATTCAGCAGCTCTTAAACCTTTATCCTTGGGAAATTCAGCTGACCCAGTTAAACCTGCTGGCAAGCCATGACACCGCCCGATTGCTGACAATCGCAGGGGGCGATCGAGCCAGCGTCGAATTGGCAACCCTACTCCTGCTGACCTTCCCTGGCGCACCCAGCATTTACTATGGAGATGAAGTGGGCTTAGCAGGGGCGCTCGATCCAGATTCCCGGCGCGGGTTTCCCCCAGAGGCTGAATGGGATCGGGAAATCTTTTCCTACCATCGCAAACTCATCGCCTGCCGCCACGCTTACCCCGCACTGCGAGTTGGGAAATATCAAATGCTATTTGCTGAAACCACGGTTTATGTCTTTGCTCGTATTTTGGGAGAGGAAGAACTATTGGTTGCCGTTAATATTGGAACCGTACCCGCCCATGTGCAGTTTCAAGCAGAGATACTCAAGTCCCAACCGAATCAACTCCTGTTTGGTAATGCAGACTTTCAATGGATGAATGACGAAGGGACGGCTCAGTTGGAACTGAAACTGCCCGCTCGTTCTGGGTGCATTTTGGTTCGGCAATAG
- a CDS encoding response regulator: MVNDGRSVSKPVKGISADLLAVQFQVAAKSHFSGKFDFSADDGRQWSLYFRLGRLIWAASSEHRFRRWYRLLKQFCPTIHPQSIKIREKDFPFYWEYLVLSVLFKRQHISREQAIALIQTVAIEVLFDLLYTGEQITASGYVYDKQEEFSDPLAPFNAEQLLGQVQQDLNNWYNAGLIHYSPHAVPVIKRPDDLQRSISAKTYQTLKTLIDGNSTLRDLARATGQNLLSLTRALSPHFQRDLIGLNKVPDFPVPSDVGTPTAPVTIADPNAPLIVCIDDSPQVCKSMERIIQSAGYRYLSIEDSVHALPLLLEKKPNLIFLDLVMPIASGYEICAQIRRISVFKTIPIVILTGKDGIVDRVRAKVVGASGFLAKPVDPPKVLAIAQQYLPITPPATVSVPTDNLVSQPESSAERYDMGETTALLIQQSLNNISTSL; the protein is encoded by the coding sequence ATGGTGAATGATGGAAGAAGCGTCTCCAAACCCGTAAAAGGTATTTCTGCCGATCTGCTGGCAGTCCAATTTCAAGTTGCTGCCAAATCCCATTTCAGCGGCAAGTTCGATTTTTCAGCGGACGATGGAAGACAGTGGAGCCTTTACTTTCGGTTAGGTCGCTTAATCTGGGCTGCCAGCAGTGAGCATCGCTTTCGCCGTTGGTATCGCTTGCTCAAGCAATTTTGTCCCACGATTCACCCCCAATCCATTAAAATCCGCGAAAAAGATTTTCCTTTCTACTGGGAGTATCTGGTGCTATCGGTTCTATTTAAGCGCCAGCATATTAGTCGGGAACAGGCGATCGCGCTGATTCAAACCGTTGCCATTGAAGTTTTATTTGACTTGCTTTACACCGGCGAGCAAATTACCGCGAGTGGCTATGTTTATGACAAGCAAGAAGAGTTTAGCGATCCACTGGCTCCATTTAATGCGGAACAGCTACTTGGGCAGGTGCAGCAAGATTTGAACAATTGGTATAACGCTGGATTGATTCATTATTCGCCGCATGCTGTACCCGTCATCAAGCGCCCGGATGACTTGCAGCGCTCTATTTCTGCCAAAACCTATCAGACCCTCAAAACGCTTATTGATGGCAATTCAACCTTACGAGACTTAGCCAGAGCCACAGGGCAGAATTTGCTCAGTCTGACGCGGGCGTTGTCTCCCCATTTTCAGCGAGATTTAATTGGACTCAACAAGGTGCCAGACTTTCCAGTTCCCAGCGATGTTGGCACCCCAACGGCACCTGTCACGATCGCAGATCCGAATGCGCCTCTGATTGTTTGTATTGACGATAGCCCCCAGGTTTGTAAGTCAATGGAGCGCATTATTCAATCCGCTGGTTATCGCTATCTCAGTATCGAAGATTCGGTGCATGCGCTGCCGTTACTGCTGGAGAAGAAGCCTAACTTGATTTTTTTAGATCTGGTGATGCCGATCGCCAGTGGCTACGAGATCTGTGCTCAAATTCGGCGAATTTCTGTATTTAAGACTATTCCAATTGTCATTTTGACGGGTAAGGACGGGATTGTGGATCGGGTGCGTGCCAAAGTTGTTGGGGCTTCCGGCTTCCTGGCGAAACCGGTAGACCCGCCAAAAGTACTGGCGATCGCCCAACAATATTTGCCGATCACCCCACCTGCGACTGTTTCTGTTCCTACAGACAACTTGGTTAGCCAACCAGAGTCGTCAGCAGAGCGCTACGACATGGGTGAAACAACAGCCTTGTTAATTCAACAAAGCCTGAATAACATTTCGACCTCCCTGTAG
- a CDS encoding response regulator transcription factor has protein sequence MSTVLLIEDSLTESEILTRYLQQAGLRVISAKSSEEAQDRLTLQKPDLIVLDVILPGQSGFELCRELKANQDTKGIPIVMCSTKNTDVDKMWGNMLGADAYIPKPVNQQEFLQTVCRLMGKAA, from the coding sequence ATGAGTACGGTTTTACTGATCGAAGATAGTTTGACAGAATCTGAAATCTTGACCCGCTATCTCCAACAAGCAGGGCTTCGGGTCATCAGTGCCAAGAGTAGTGAAGAAGCTCAAGATCGGTTGACGCTGCAAAAGCCGGATCTGATTGTGCTGGATGTAATTTTACCGGGGCAAAGCGGGTTTGAACTCTGCCGCGAATTGAAAGCGAATCAGGATACAAAAGGCATTCCGATCGTCATGTGTTCGACCAAAAATACCGATGTAGACAAGATGTGGGGCAATATGTTGGGGGCAGATGCCTATATTCCCAAGCCCGTCAATCAGCAGGAATTTCTGCAAACCGTCTGCCGTTTGATGGGGAAAGCGGCATGA
- a CDS encoding chemotaxis protein CheW, producing MTQRSSFGDHQSQNHARLLQLAYQGDVTAIATLMNRHLLRQQITCQVAWEGNGLQIRLEAARVPAPEPLFSVIHRTILKLQVHTLKTLKVSCYQAGSDQVAWSQERAIVPTSAVKAEVGRRQANRVQPATAAPISLQDWLRQKAQASLVELIQPTPTASEPEAELRFLRFSFSAAETALLPLSSIRQVMKLQPQTVMAVPDLPAFVIGVGNFHGEMLWMVDLGLQLGFQGTPAGWDNLRQSTPTGASLAPGNWMAIVVQAQGKSLGLVVPQVIDIESHTPNQLQPPTVDLFPPTLLPFIQGYLVRSSSPVLDVNTLIADRRLQVHAA from the coding sequence ATGACTCAGCGGTCATCCTTTGGCGACCACCAGAGCCAAAACCATGCTCGCCTGCTGCAGCTAGCCTACCAGGGAGATGTGACGGCGATCGCAACGTTGATGAATCGCCACTTGCTGCGTCAACAGATCACCTGCCAGGTGGCGTGGGAGGGAAATGGGCTTCAGATTCGCCTGGAAGCAGCCCGCGTACCTGCCCCAGAGCCGCTGTTCTCGGTGATTCACCGCACCATTCTAAAGCTCCAGGTCCACACGCTCAAAACCCTGAAAGTCAGTTGTTATCAGGCGGGTAGCGACCAGGTAGCCTGGAGCCAGGAACGGGCGATCGTGCCAACCAGTGCGGTTAAGGCAGAAGTGGGCAGGCGGCAGGCAAATCGGGTTCAACCAGCAACGGCTGCGCCAATTTCCCTGCAAGATTGGCTGCGTCAGAAGGCACAGGCATCCCTCGTCGAACTCATCCAGCCCACCCCGACAGCCAGTGAACCGGAAGCGGAATTACGGTTTCTCCGGTTTTCCTTTAGTGCCGCTGAAACGGCGCTACTTCCCTTGAGCAGCATTCGCCAGGTGATGAAGCTGCAACCACAGACCGTAATGGCTGTTCCCGATCTGCCAGCGTTTGTGATTGGAGTCGGCAATTTTCATGGCGAAATGCTGTGGATGGTGGATCTGGGTCTCCAGCTTGGGTTTCAAGGCACCCCGGCAGGGTGGGATAACCTGCGGCAATCTACCCCCACTGGGGCAAGTCTAGCGCCAGGAAATTGGATGGCGATCGTGGTTCAAGCCCAGGGTAAATCGTTGGGACTCGTCGTCCCCCAGGTGATCGACATTGAAAGCCACACCCCTAACCAGCTACAGCCGCCAACGGTGGATTTGTTCCCACCGACCCTGTTGCCCTTTATCCAGGGCTATTTAGTTCGTTCGAGCAGCCCCGTTCTGGATGTGAATACGCTGATTGCCGATCGCCGTTTACAGGTTCATGCTGCTTAG
- a CDS encoding GAF domain-containing protein: protein MIQENKGTVLAESLASDWTPMLGEALPAILFGAENTREYKRKQIVSLHSQNSDRVFAYRRQLIDRFQLLASLAIPLVINDQVQGLLVVQQCQQPRIWQEPEIYLLADIGAKLSLVLQFIQFKLQLKQIAAREQAADKVIQKIRSTVDMEAIFRVTTQEVSRLLDVERVTIYKFRPDFFGDFIEETVAGNYPRLVGSGWEDPYLNEHRGGRFRNNEPLIVEDIQVGELLWEGGQLNLQAPPKPLTDCHIEALEYYQVKACAVVAIFQGQKLWGLLSTFQNRDSRHWEEADIHLLMKIANQLGIALQQAEFMAQVEAKEVQLEKLAARERATDRVIQKIRSTTDLQAIFKLTTQEVGRLLNVERVTIYKFRPDFFGDFIEESVAGNYPRLVGSGWEDPYISEHRGGRFRNNEPLIVEDIQVGETHWSGGRMHPQIPRKPLTDCHIEALQYYQVEACAIVAIFQGQQLWGLLSAFQNTGPRQWEEAEVQLLMQIANQLGIALQQAASVTEAQQKAQQLQKGIEREQALARVVNRIRNTLDIDTIFKAATQEIRSLLNVERVTIYKFRPDFFGDFIAESVTGGYPNLAGSGWEDPYIGEHQGGRFRHNIPLIVDDIHIGETLWEAGRLNTQAARKPMTDCHVEALEYYQVQACAVVSIFQGSKLWGLLSAFQNSATRVWEEGEVNLLMQVANQIGIGIQQAEYASQLQAQSQQLAEAVAREKASKELLQQRAVQLLMAVRPALEGDLTVRAPLTEDEMGTIADAYNNTLQALRKIVVQVQDAATRVSATSQGNSSEMIKLAQGAQKESQQMTAALAQIQAMIEGTQAVASSAQKVEVAVQQANQTVQQGDAAMNRTVEGIQTIRQTVSETSKKIKQLSESSQKISKVVNLISGFTTQTQLLALNAAIEATRAGEAGRGFAVVADEVRSLARQSAEATTEIEKLVQEIQAETSMVSQAMDTGIQQVVNGTALVNETRQSLTAIIGATAQISSLVQHITHATQAQTQDSQLVRQTMADVVAIANETSAATKQIATSFEQLLATASELQTTVGRFKL from the coding sequence TTGATACAGGAAAACAAGGGCACGGTGCTGGCGGAATCCCTTGCTTCCGATTGGACTCCCATGTTGGGTGAAGCCTTACCCGCGATTCTATTTGGGGCTGAAAATACCCGTGAGTACAAACGTAAACAGATTGTGAGCCTGCACTCGCAAAACTCCGATCGTGTGTTTGCCTATCGTCGCCAATTGATCGATCGCTTTCAACTTCTAGCCAGTCTGGCAATTCCGCTGGTCATCAACGATCAAGTTCAGGGTTTGCTCGTAGTGCAGCAATGTCAGCAGCCCCGGATCTGGCAGGAGCCAGAAATTTATCTGTTAGCCGACATCGGCGCTAAGCTGTCTCTCGTTTTGCAATTCATTCAGTTCAAACTGCAACTGAAACAGATTGCCGCCCGGGAACAGGCAGCCGACAAAGTAATCCAAAAAATTCGCAGCACGGTTGATATGGAGGCGATTTTTCGGGTCACAACGCAGGAGGTCAGCCGCCTGCTCGATGTCGAACGTGTCACCATTTACAAATTCCGTCCCGATTTCTTTGGCGACTTTATTGAAGAAACCGTTGCAGGCAATTACCCCCGGTTGGTTGGTAGTGGCTGGGAAGACCCGTATCTTAACGAACATCGCGGGGGGCGCTTTCGCAACAACGAACCGTTAATCGTCGAAGACATCCAGGTGGGCGAACTATTGTGGGAAGGTGGACAGTTGAATCTGCAAGCACCGCCCAAACCGCTCACTGATTGCCACATTGAGGCCCTGGAATACTACCAGGTCAAAGCCTGTGCCGTGGTTGCCATCTTCCAGGGGCAAAAGCTGTGGGGCTTGCTCTCTACGTTCCAGAACCGGGATTCGCGCCACTGGGAAGAAGCCGATATTCACCTGCTGATGAAAATCGCCAACCAGCTTGGAATTGCCTTGCAACAAGCCGAATTTATGGCACAGGTAGAAGCCAAGGAAGTGCAACTGGAAAAATTAGCGGCGCGGGAACGGGCAACCGATCGGGTCATTCAAAAAATTCGCAGCACAACTGATTTGCAAGCCATCTTTAAGCTGACGACGCAGGAAGTCGGTCGGTTGCTGAATGTCGAGCGCGTCACCATTTACAAATTCCGTCCCGATTTCTTTGGCGACTTTATTGAGGAAAGCGTTGCAGGTAACTATCCTCGACTGGTGGGCAGCGGTTGGGAAGATCCCTATATCAGTGAACATCGCGGGGGGCGTTTCCGCAACAACGAACCGTTAATTGTGGAGGATATTCAGGTTGGTGAAACCCACTGGTCCGGGGGACGGATGCATCCCCAAATTCCCCGTAAGCCTCTCACAGACTGTCATATTGAAGCGTTACAGTACTACCAGGTAGAAGCCTGCGCCATCGTTGCCATCTTTCAGGGACAACAACTCTGGGGCTTGCTTTCTGCCTTCCAAAACACGGGTCCGCGCCAATGGGAAGAGGCAGAAGTCCAACTGCTGATGCAAATTGCCAATCAGTTGGGCATTGCTCTACAGCAGGCAGCATCGGTTACAGAAGCGCAACAAAAAGCGCAGCAACTGCAAAAAGGAATTGAACGCGAGCAGGCGCTTGCCCGCGTCGTCAACCGCATCCGTAACACGCTGGACATCGACACCATCTTTAAAGCAGCGACGCAAGAAATTCGGAGTCTGCTGAATGTGGAGCGGGTCACTATTTATAAATTCCGTCCTGACTTCTTTGGTGACTTTATTGCTGAATCGGTGACGGGCGGCTACCCCAACCTTGCGGGCAGTGGCTGGGAAGACCCCTACATTGGCGAACATCAGGGCGGTCGATTTCGCCACAACATTCCATTGATTGTGGATGACATTCATATCGGTGAAACCCTCTGGGAAGCGGGTCGGCTGAATACCCAGGCTGCCCGAAAACCGATGACAGATTGCCATGTGGAAGCCCTGGAATACTACCAGGTGCAAGCCTGTGCCGTCGTCTCGATTTTTCAGGGTAGCAAGCTCTGGGGGTTGCTCTCAGCGTTTCAAAACAGTGCCACGCGGGTCTGGGAGGAGGGTGAAGTTAACTTGCTGATGCAGGTTGCTAACCAGATTGGCATTGGCATTCAACAGGCGGAATATGCCAGTCAGTTGCAGGCACAGTCCCAACAATTGGCAGAAGCCGTTGCCCGTGAGAAAGCCTCAAAAGAATTGTTGCAACAACGGGCTGTACAACTTTTGATGGCAGTCCGACCAGCACTGGAAGGCGATTTAACCGTGCGGGCACCGCTGACGGAAGATGAAATGGGTACGATCGCCGATGCCTACAACAACACCCTGCAAGCTCTGCGAAAAATTGTTGTCCAGGTACAGGATGCTGCCACGCGGGTCAGTGCCACGTCTCAAGGCAACAGCAGTGAGATGATCAAACTGGCTCAAGGTGCTCAAAAAGAGTCGCAGCAGATGACGGCGGCACTGGCACAAATTCAGGCAATGATTGAGGGTACGCAGGCGGTTGCCAGTAGCGCCCAAAAGGTAGAAGTAGCGGTGCAACAAGCGAATCAAACCGTGCAACAGGGTGATGCTGCCATGAACCGCACTGTAGAAGGAATTCAAACCATTCGCCAAACGGTGTCGGAAACCAGCAAGAAAATTAAGCAACTGAGTGAATCGTCCCAGAAGATCTCGAAAGTGGTGAATCTGATTTCCGGCTTCACAACCCAGACCCAACTGCTGGCGTTGAATGCGGCGATCGAAGCAACCCGTGCGGGTGAAGCAGGACGGGGCTTTGCTGTGGTGGCAGATGAAGTGCGATCGCTGGCGCGCCAGTCGGCGGAAGCAACAACTGAAATTGAAAAACTGGTGCAGGAAATTCAAGCTGAAACCAGTATGGTGTCTCAGGCAATGGATACGGGCATTCAACAGGTGGTCAACGGTACCGCCCTGGTCAACGAAACCCGCCAGAGTTTGACGGCGATCATTGGGGCAACGGCGCAGATCAGCAGCCTGGTGCAGCATATTACCCATGCCACTCAGGCACAGACGCAGGATTCTCAACTGGTGAGGCAAACCATGGCAGACGTGGTCGCGATCGCCAACGAAACCTCGGCGGCAACCAAACAGATCGCCACGTCCTTCGAGCAACTCCTGGCAACTGCCAGCGAACTGCAAACCACCGTTGGACGGTTCAAATTATAA